A segment of the Acidimicrobiia bacterium genome:
GAGCGGAGCCGCCGCACGGGTGCCCTCGGCGCCTCTCGGGCTCCCCGCCACTGTTGCTCCCATCGAGTCGAGGATATTGCCGTCGAGCGGCCGCCCGTCCATCGCAACGAGTCGCGATGGTCAGCCAAGAACCGTGGCGGGACCCGGGTGAGCGAGATCGTCGTTCGTCATCGCAAGCCGGCGCATCGAGTGGTGCACGAGGCCGGCGAGCTGGCGGGGCGTGAGACGATCGCAGACCCACTCCCAGTGGAGCGACACCCAATCTCCCGGCGCCAGTTGGTCGGCGAGGCCCCCGGGGCCGACCGAGACGCCGGCCACCTCGGAGCGGGCGGGCCCGAGACCCAGGTGTCTGCCGTCCCACGTGAGTGGTCTGCTCATCACGACGACCCTGTCGCCGTGCACGGCTTCGACCAACCCCCAGCGGATCCGGCACCGGTCGAGGATGTGGAGCGGTTCGCCCCGCTCCGACTCCTGGAGCAGCCCTACCCATGGATAGGTCACGAAGACATGGAAGCTGTGGTGCGGTACC
Coding sequences within it:
- a CDS encoding DUF6390 family protein gives rise to the protein MTRPHPPSGLQLFARYAYPPNERGYCGPDDHRALLDYRDSGVTDPGLARLARAFHGPWPYLKLMAEKTGAGDPFSYDIVEAYWVGNSLLDQVDTIDFGNTVEERFRPRVGAGWSAMAEAIPGGVPHHSFHVFVTYPWVGLLQESERGEPLHILDRCRIRWGLVEAVHGDRVVVMSRPLTWDGRHLGLGPARSEVAGVSVGPGGLADQLAPGDWVSLHWEWVCDRLTPRQLAGLVHHSMRRLAMTNDDLAHPGPATVLG